A part of Myxococcus landrumus genomic DNA contains:
- a CDS encoding sensor histidine kinase — translation MEPRTRRSLEAMRLKHVGHIFGRVVRMRAYFGAFLMATIAGTTLMDTAPWRRVWLLVQMVVALAFFFYELRRYEREGISARGLFINFAGGLVLEQSLTWGTGGLASPLLPLIAPLAFIAAALLPGAQRKVLMAAELGMVAVLSVVHLNGWTPPLHLSFLGAPPRELLIAISGCTFLSIFAANAMGSAFRRTVEDMLAESFQQRDELLATHRTYARTLEALSGEIAHELKNPLATVKGLTQLMQRETERAQPQERLEVLAGEVTRMQGILEEFLNFSRPLVPLSLSEVDLSALCDQALVLHEGVAAEHGVTILRDSEGPLHAVCDTRKVRQVVMNLLLNAIDASPRGGQVLVCLESTSTGDVRVVIRDSGAGLAPELAGRVFEAGVTTKKRGSGLGLTVARALARQHGGDVTLRNEVAGGCVAELVLPREPPADTLGPVRGREVSHAG, via the coding sequence ATGGAACCGCGAACCCGGCGCAGTCTCGAGGCCATGCGCCTCAAGCACGTGGGCCACATCTTCGGCCGCGTGGTGCGGATGCGCGCCTACTTCGGGGCGTTCCTGATGGCGACCATCGCGGGGACCACCTTGATGGACACCGCGCCCTGGCGCCGGGTCTGGCTGCTCGTGCAGATGGTGGTCGCCCTGGCGTTCTTCTTCTACGAGCTGCGCCGGTACGAGCGGGAAGGAATCTCCGCGAGGGGCTTGTTCATCAACTTCGCGGGCGGCCTCGTGCTGGAGCAGAGCCTGACGTGGGGCACGGGAGGGCTGGCGAGTCCGCTCTTGCCGCTCATCGCACCGCTCGCGTTCATCGCGGCGGCGCTGTTGCCTGGAGCGCAGCGCAAGGTGCTGATGGCGGCGGAGCTCGGCATGGTGGCCGTGCTGTCGGTGGTGCACCTGAACGGGTGGACTCCGCCGCTGCACCTGTCCTTCCTGGGCGCGCCACCGCGTGAGCTGCTCATCGCCATCTCGGGGTGTACGTTCCTGTCCATCTTCGCGGCCAACGCGATGGGCTCGGCCTTCCGGCGCACGGTCGAGGACATGCTCGCGGAGTCGTTCCAGCAGCGCGACGAACTGCTCGCCACGCACAGGACCTACGCGCGGACGCTGGAGGCGCTGTCGGGTGAGATTGCCCATGAGCTGAAGAATCCCCTGGCCACGGTGAAGGGACTGACGCAGCTCATGCAGCGCGAGACGGAACGTGCGCAGCCCCAGGAGCGACTGGAGGTCCTCGCGGGAGAAGTCACTCGCATGCAGGGCATCCTGGAGGAGTTCCTCAACTTCTCGCGGCCCCTGGTGCCCCTGTCGCTCAGCGAGGTGGACCTGTCGGCGCTGTGCGACCAGGCCCTGGTGCTTCACGAGGGCGTGGCCGCGGAACACGGGGTGACCATCCTCCGGGACAGCGAAGGCCCGCTGCACGCCGTCTGCGATACACGCAAGGTGAGGCAGGTGGTGATGAACCTGCTCCTCAACGCCATCGATGCCAGTCCCCGAGGAGGCCAGGTGCTGGTGTGCCTCGAGTCCACGAGCACGGGGGATGTTCGAGTGGTCATCCGCGATTCAGGGGCGGGGCTTGCGCCGGAGCTGGCCGGCCGGGTCTTCGAAGCGGGAGTGACGACCAAGAAGCGTGGCTCGGGGTTGGGGTTGACGGTGGCCCGCGCGCTGGCGCGTCAGCATGGTGGGGACGTCACCTTGCGCAACGAGGTCGCGGGAGGCTGCGTGGCGGAGCTGGTGCTGCCTCGCGAGCCCCCCGCGGACACCTTGGGGCCGGTGCGAGGGCGGGAGGTGAGTCATGCGGGGTGA
- the sppA gene encoding signal peptide peptidase SppA produces the protein MLRLPFIALANLFLLLSSLLGAPFRMLAARHRPAYVRFRLTGDPSYRQQRRPRFSLGGGARPEPSDVTSLERFGEDLRLLAKDARVKGIVLEVEELGLPPAKRDAVVALLAEFRAAGKRVVAWAVMVDSDSYALMCAADEVLLAPMGRLELVGYAAEATALGEGLGRVGIRGQFVRRGDYKTAPELFTHPEVSDIQRRTVETFLDERYSVLVEAVSAGRRKTAEEVKGLIDVGPFSAQRAKAAGLVDALVSEADLPVHLGLVAAPAADSKEAGSEEETELEPLEMYLETVPFPPVKWKRLKRRTRLAFVPVSGMIVPGKGNAGGRLATADAVVKGLRAAGRDKRSKAVLLYVNSPGGAAIASEQILEAVQRVAKKKPVLAYMDRVCASAGYMVALGAKEVWSAPHAVVGSIGVFAGKFDTSGLLKLLGIHRTVMTRGANAALLSFSKAFSEGERAALEADVEEMYQSFLGHVAKARGRTKEEIHALAEGRVYSGLRAKDVGLVDRIGGFEEACRHALSLANVAPGDFELKTYGAAERKMSLLRLLAGAAHPQTYAFCPWSWNLGGQERDLLVCLTDESQWGGWLRQVVREGHDGKYW, from the coding sequence ATGCTGCGCCTGCCCTTCATTGCTCTCGCGAACCTGTTTCTGTTGTTGAGCTCCCTCCTGGGAGCGCCCTTCCGGATGCTGGCCGCGCGTCACCGCCCGGCGTACGTGCGCTTCCGGCTGACGGGGGACCCCTCGTATCGCCAGCAGCGCCGGCCTCGGTTCTCGCTGGGGGGAGGGGCCAGGCCGGAGCCCTCGGATGTGACGTCCCTGGAGCGGTTCGGGGAGGACTTGAGGCTCCTGGCGAAGGACGCCCGGGTGAAGGGCATCGTGCTGGAGGTGGAGGAGCTGGGGTTGCCGCCGGCGAAGCGGGACGCCGTGGTGGCACTGCTGGCCGAGTTCCGGGCGGCGGGGAAGCGGGTGGTGGCGTGGGCGGTGATGGTGGACTCGGACAGCTACGCGTTGATGTGCGCGGCGGACGAGGTGTTGCTGGCGCCGATGGGGCGGTTGGAGTTGGTGGGCTATGCGGCCGAGGCCACCGCGTTGGGTGAGGGCCTGGGGCGGGTGGGCATCCGGGGGCAGTTCGTTCGCCGGGGTGACTACAAGACAGCGCCGGAGCTGTTCACGCATCCGGAGGTCTCTGACATCCAGCGGCGGACGGTGGAGACGTTCCTGGATGAGCGGTACTCGGTGTTGGTGGAGGCGGTGTCGGCGGGGCGGCGGAAGACGGCCGAGGAGGTGAAGGGGCTGATTGACGTGGGCCCGTTCAGTGCGCAGCGGGCGAAGGCGGCGGGGCTGGTGGATGCGCTGGTGAGCGAGGCGGACCTGCCCGTGCATCTGGGGTTGGTGGCGGCTCCGGCGGCGGATTCGAAGGAGGCGGGGTCGGAGGAGGAGACGGAGCTGGAGCCGTTGGAGATGTATCTGGAGACGGTTCCGTTTCCGCCGGTGAAGTGGAAGCGATTGAAGCGGCGGACGCGTCTGGCGTTCGTGCCGGTGTCAGGGATGATTGTTCCGGGGAAGGGGAACGCGGGCGGGCGGCTGGCGACGGCGGACGCGGTGGTGAAGGGCTTGCGGGCGGCGGGGCGGGACAAGCGGTCCAAGGCGGTGTTGCTGTATGTGAACAGCCCTGGGGGCGCGGCGATTGCGTCCGAGCAGATCCTGGAGGCGGTGCAGCGGGTGGCGAAGAAGAAGCCGGTGCTGGCGTACATGGATCGGGTGTGCGCGAGCGCGGGCTACATGGTGGCGCTGGGGGCGAAGGAAGTGTGGAGCGCGCCGCACGCGGTGGTGGGGTCGATCGGCGTGTTCGCGGGGAAGTTCGACACGAGCGGGTTGCTCAAGCTGCTAGGGATTCACCGGACGGTGATGACGCGGGGAGCGAACGCGGCGCTGTTGTCGTTCTCGAAGGCGTTCTCGGAAGGGGAGCGGGCGGCGCTCGAGGCGGACGTGGAGGAGATGTACCAGTCCTTCCTGGGGCATGTGGCGAAGGCGCGGGGTCGGACGAAGGAGGAGATCCACGCCTTGGCGGAGGGGCGGGTGTACTCGGGCCTGCGCGCGAAGGATGTGGGTTTGGTGGACAGGATTGGCGGGTTCGAGGAGGCGTGCAGGCATGCACTCTCCCTGGCGAACGTGGCGCCTGGGGACTTCGAGCTGAAGACGTATGGGGCGGCCGAGCGGAAGATGTCGCTGCTGCGGTTGCTCGCAGGGGCCGCACATCCCCAGACGTATGCATTCTGCCCGTGGTCATGGAACCTGGGTGGGCAGGAGCGGGATTTGCTGGTTTGTCTGACTGATGAATCGCAGTGGGGAGGGTGGCTGCGACAGGTGGTCAGAGAGGGGCACGACGGCAAGTATTGGTAA
- the rtcA gene encoding RNA 3'-terminal phosphate cyclase, with amino-acid sequence MTGTEGLDSGPVRLDGSEGEGGGQILRSALSLSLITGRPFHITHLRSRREPPGLRPQHLACVRGAEALGGRSDGATVGASELSFTPGPVRAGDYLLEVGTAGSTPLIFQCLVYPLALAGGGRLTLRGGTHLPHSPSFHYVATVWQPVAHAYGFPVQLTMPQAGFYPEGAGEMVAEVGAPREPPLLVDLPARGMLREVHVSSFVGGLPFSIAERQSRAAVSMLRERGILAEAENRPLPVTRSLGTVTFVLAQFEHTIAGFTALGEKGRPAEDVGREAGEALTRFMETGGALDESLADQILLPAALLASGRLGKVTPGTTRFSAARVTDHLTTHARVLEQFLPVQVRVDAGGAVEVAPA; translated from the coding sequence ATGACTGGCACCGAGGGGCTCGACAGTGGGCCGGTGCGGCTCGATGGGAGTGAGGGCGAGGGGGGAGGGCAGATCCTCCGCTCGGCGCTGTCGCTGTCGCTCATCACGGGGCGGCCGTTCCACATCACGCATCTTCGCTCGCGGCGGGAGCCTCCGGGGCTGAGGCCCCAGCATCTGGCGTGCGTGCGCGGCGCAGAGGCGCTCGGGGGGCGGAGTGACGGCGCCACCGTGGGCGCTTCCGAGCTCTCCTTCACGCCGGGCCCGGTGCGTGCCGGGGACTATCTGCTGGAGGTGGGCACGGCGGGGAGCACGCCGCTCATCTTCCAGTGCCTGGTGTATCCCTTGGCATTGGCGGGCGGAGGGCGGCTCACGCTGCGGGGCGGCACGCACCTGCCGCACAGCCCGAGCTTCCACTACGTGGCCACGGTGTGGCAGCCCGTGGCGCATGCGTACGGGTTTCCCGTGCAGCTCACGATGCCTCAGGCCGGGTTCTATCCGGAGGGGGCGGGGGAGATGGTGGCGGAGGTGGGGGCGCCTCGGGAGCCGCCGCTGCTGGTGGACCTGCCCGCGCGCGGGATGTTGCGCGAGGTGCATGTCTCGTCCTTCGTGGGAGGCTTGCCGTTCAGCATCGCCGAGCGACAGTCTCGCGCCGCGGTGTCGATGCTGCGGGAGCGAGGCATCCTGGCGGAGGCGGAGAACCGGCCGCTGCCGGTGACGCGCTCACTGGGCACGGTGACGTTCGTGCTGGCTCAGTTCGAGCACACCATCGCGGGCTTTACGGCGCTGGGAGAGAAGGGCCGTCCCGCCGAGGACGTGGGTCGCGAGGCGGGAGAGGCCCTGACGCGCTTCATGGAGACAGGGGGCGCGCTGGATGAGTCCCTGGCGGACCAGATTCTCTTGCCCGCGGCGCTGTTGGCCTCGGGGCGGCTGGGGAAGGTGACGCCGGGAACGACGCGCTTCTCGGCAGCGCGGGTGACGGACCATCTGACCACCCACGCCCGCGTGCTCGAGCAGTTCCTTCCGGTTCAGGTTCGAGTGGACGCGGGAGGGGCGGTGGAGGTGGCGCCGGCGTGA
- a CDS encoding sigma-54-dependent transcriptional regulator, translating to MRGEARSVSRVLVVDDDAGVRFTLKEMLRSIDDVEVVQAEDGVAALEKLSSQVFELVITDLRMPRMDGMELVRRLSTMPHAPRVIVITAHGSERFAVEAVKAGAYDYFRKPFDVDELLAVVTRALESVRLRHENERLTGELNLSRSLVFTSEPMGRLAQMVQRAGSRDVTVLITGESGTGKERVAEALVRASARAQKPYLRFNCAALTEELAEAELFGHAKGAFTGAHRVRQGLFREADGGTLLLDEVGELAPPLQAKLLRVLQEGEVRPVGEDRPVKVDVRILAATHRDLRKRAAEGQFREDLYYRLNVVHLRVPALRERPEDIPVLARMFLDRFSGRFHTGPLKVPEGFIDRLVALPWRGNVRELENTLESLVALSSDGELDLSLLPSREPGGVVPVSPGAVLDGPRPDDAEAAPGAGLKERVEAYERGLILDALRIEGGNRSGAARRLGIGRATLHDKLRKYGLDSAPEEGGN from the coding sequence ATGCGGGGTGAGGCCCGGAGTGTCTCGCGGGTGCTGGTGGTGGATGACGACGCGGGCGTGCGCTTCACGTTGAAGGAGATGCTGCGGAGCATCGACGACGTGGAGGTGGTGCAGGCCGAGGATGGTGTCGCGGCGTTGGAGAAGCTGTCCTCACAGGTCTTCGAGCTGGTCATCACCGACCTGCGCATGCCTCGGATGGACGGCATGGAGCTGGTGCGGCGGCTGAGCACGATGCCCCATGCGCCGCGCGTCATCGTCATCACCGCCCATGGCTCGGAGCGCTTCGCGGTGGAGGCGGTGAAGGCGGGAGCGTATGACTACTTCCGCAAGCCGTTCGACGTGGACGAACTGCTCGCCGTCGTCACCCGGGCCCTGGAGTCGGTGAGGCTGCGCCACGAGAACGAGCGGCTGACAGGGGAGCTGAACCTGTCGCGCTCGCTGGTGTTCACCTCGGAGCCCATGGGGCGGCTGGCGCAGATGGTCCAGCGCGCGGGCTCTCGCGACGTGACGGTGCTCATCACGGGAGAGAGCGGCACGGGCAAGGAGCGCGTGGCGGAGGCGTTGGTGAGAGCCTCGGCCCGAGCGCAGAAGCCCTACCTGCGCTTCAACTGCGCGGCGCTCACCGAGGAGCTGGCCGAGGCGGAGCTGTTCGGCCACGCGAAGGGGGCCTTCACCGGCGCGCACCGCGTGCGTCAGGGCCTCTTCCGGGAGGCGGATGGGGGCACGCTGCTCCTCGACGAGGTGGGCGAGCTGGCGCCTCCGCTCCAGGCGAAGCTCTTGCGGGTGCTTCAAGAAGGCGAAGTGCGTCCGGTGGGGGAGGACCGGCCCGTGAAGGTGGACGTGCGAATCCTCGCCGCCACGCACCGGGACCTGCGCAAGCGCGCCGCGGAAGGGCAGTTCCGCGAGGACCTCTACTATCGCCTCAACGTGGTCCACCTTCGAGTGCCGGCGCTGCGGGAGCGCCCCGAGGACATCCCGGTGCTCGCGCGCATGTTCCTGGACCGCTTCAGCGGCCGGTTTCATACGGGCCCGCTCAAGGTGCCCGAGGGCTTCATCGACCGGCTGGTGGCGTTGCCGTGGCGCGGCAATGTGCGCGAGCTGGAGAACACGCTGGAGAGCCTGGTCGCGTTGTCCAGTGATGGAGAGCTGGACCTGTCGCTCCTGCCATCCCGCGAGCCTGGAGGCGTGGTCCCGGTGTCTCCAGGAGCCGTGCTCGACGGGCCGAGGCCAGACGACGCCGAGGCCGCTCCGGGCGCGGGCCTGAAAGAACGGGTGGAGGCCTACGAGCGGGGACTCATCCTGGACGCGCTGCGCATCGAAGGGGGAAACCGCAGCGGTGCGGCTCGGCGGCTGGGGATTGGCCGCGCCACCTTGCACGACAAGCTGCGCAAGTACGGGCTGGACAGTGCTCCGGAAGAAGGGGGGAACTGA
- a CDS encoding CocE/NonD family hydrolase has translation MSTVSRRLAALLLCSLAGPSLAQAPPAAPPKVAAAASPERIERIRSRYTKFEYRIPMRDGVKLFTSVYAPVDASPNKRYPILLVRTPYSVGPYGADRYPQRLGPTEAFEKEGYIFVFQDVRGQHMSEGEFVNVRPHNPKKRGPKETDESSDTYDTIDWLVKRVPHNNGRVGQWGISYPGFYASAGAIDSHPALKAVSPQAPIGDWFWDDMHRHGAFNLSLAFSFFSGFGKPRPAPTASEDFNRFDFGTPDGYQFFLDLGPLSNADSKYFKGDVAFWKDVVAHPNYDAFWKERNILPHLKNIKAAMLVVGGWYDTEDLYGPLRTYAAIEKQNPGTANTLIMGPWSHGGWIRTEGSALGDAQFGFRTAETYQDLAVGFFKHHLKGGAAPEVPEALVFESGANRWRQFDAWPPKGLRGTKLYFQPKGGLSMQAPTSKGAAESFEEYVSDPAKPVPYTQELTTGWSKNYMTEDQRFAASRPDVLVFQTEPLTQDLTLAGPLEAELWVSTTGSDADWVVKLIDVNPGVLPGRKDDDEKGTKDRGGQQTLVRGEPFRGRFRESYSEPKPFKPGEVTKVRFTINDVLHTFQRGHRVMIQVQSSWFPFIDRNPQTYVPNIYEAKETDFTRSFHRVYHSSEHPSFIEVGVLPALDAQGG, from the coding sequence ATGTCCACCGTGTCCCGCAGACTCGCGGCACTGTTGCTGTGTTCCCTCGCCGGTCCTTCGCTCGCACAGGCACCTCCCGCCGCCCCGCCGAAGGTGGCCGCTGCGGCGTCGCCGGAGCGAATCGAGCGCATCCGCTCGCGCTACACCAAGTTCGAGTACCGCATCCCCATGCGGGACGGCGTGAAGCTCTTCACGTCTGTGTATGCCCCGGTGGATGCGTCCCCCAACAAGCGCTATCCCATCCTGCTGGTCCGCACGCCGTACAGCGTGGGGCCCTACGGCGCGGACCGCTACCCGCAGCGGCTGGGACCGACGGAGGCCTTCGAGAAGGAGGGCTACATCTTCGTCTTCCAGGACGTGCGCGGCCAGCACATGTCCGAGGGCGAGTTCGTCAACGTGCGTCCGCACAACCCGAAGAAGCGCGGGCCGAAGGAGACGGACGAGAGCTCGGACACGTATGACACCATCGACTGGCTGGTGAAGCGGGTGCCCCACAACAACGGCCGCGTGGGCCAGTGGGGCATCTCGTATCCCGGCTTCTACGCGTCCGCTGGAGCCATCGACTCGCATCCGGCGCTCAAGGCCGTGTCACCGCAGGCGCCCATCGGTGACTGGTTCTGGGACGACATGCACCGGCATGGGGCCTTCAACCTGTCGCTCGCCTTCAGCTTCTTCTCGGGCTTCGGCAAGCCGCGTCCCGCGCCCACGGCCAGCGAGGACTTCAACCGCTTCGACTTCGGCACGCCGGATGGGTATCAGTTCTTCCTGGACCTGGGCCCGTTGAGCAACGCCGACTCGAAGTACTTCAAGGGCGACGTCGCGTTCTGGAAGGACGTGGTGGCGCACCCCAACTACGACGCCTTCTGGAAGGAGCGGAACATCCTGCCGCACCTGAAGAACATCAAGGCGGCGATGCTGGTGGTGGGCGGCTGGTACGACACGGAGGACCTGTACGGACCGCTGCGGACGTATGCCGCCATCGAGAAGCAGAACCCGGGCACGGCGAACACGCTCATCATGGGGCCGTGGTCTCACGGCGGCTGGATTCGCACCGAGGGCTCCGCGCTGGGCGACGCCCAGTTCGGCTTCCGCACCGCGGAGACGTACCAGGACCTGGCCGTGGGCTTCTTCAAGCACCACCTCAAGGGAGGCGCAGCACCCGAGGTGCCCGAGGCCCTGGTGTTCGAGTCGGGGGCCAACCGCTGGCGCCAGTTCGATGCGTGGCCTCCGAAGGGCCTTCGCGGGACGAAGCTGTACTTCCAACCCAAGGGTGGACTGTCGATGCAGGCGCCCACCAGCAAGGGCGCGGCGGAGTCCTTCGAGGAGTACGTGAGCGACCCGGCGAAGCCCGTGCCGTACACGCAGGAGCTGACGACGGGCTGGAGCAAGAACTACATGACGGAGGACCAGCGCTTCGCGGCGAGCCGCCCGGACGTGCTGGTGTTCCAGACGGAGCCGCTGACGCAGGACCTCACGCTGGCGGGACCGCTGGAGGCGGAGCTGTGGGTCTCCACGACGGGCTCGGACGCGGACTGGGTGGTGAAGCTCATCGATGTGAACCCCGGGGTGCTTCCGGGGCGGAAGGACGATGACGAGAAGGGCACGAAGGACCGGGGTGGGCAGCAAACGCTGGTGCGCGGCGAGCCGTTCCGCGGTCGCTTCCGCGAGAGCTACAGCGAGCCCAAGCCGTTCAAGCCCGGTGAGGTGACGAAGGTGCGCTTCACCATCAACGACGTCCTCCACACGTTCCAGCGAGGGCACCGGGTGATGATTCAGGTGCAGTCGAGCTGGTTCCCGTTCATCGACCGCAATCCGCAGACGTACGTGCCGAACATCTACGAGGCCAAGGAGACGGACTTCACGCGTTCGTTTCATCGCGTGTATCACTCCTCGGAGCATCCCAGCTTCATCGAGGTCGGGGTGTTGCCGGCGTTGGATGCACAGGGCGGCTGA
- a CDS encoding ABC transporter ATP-binding protein, whose amino-acid sequence MSSRPEMAVSLEEVRRAFGKAQALRGVSLSVHAGEVYGLVGPDGAGKTTAIRLMAGLLLPDSGKVRLLGEDPTNTRSPVRESLGLVPQRNTLYGDLSVGENLRFFARLFGLSHRDFEERRAQLLDITRLGRFTERRADALSGGMYKKLALACALLHRPRVLLLDEPTNGVDPVSRRELWELLYGLVHEGMTLLVSTPYMDEAARCHRVGLLHMGELIAEGDPRELARRHGVAASNFEAVFLSLVEKRDGGRAA is encoded by the coding sequence ATGAGCTCGCGGCCGGAGATGGCCGTGTCGCTCGAAGAGGTTCGTCGTGCCTTCGGCAAGGCGCAGGCGCTGCGAGGTGTCTCCCTGTCCGTCCATGCGGGCGAGGTCTACGGACTGGTGGGGCCCGATGGCGCGGGGAAGACCACGGCCATCCGGTTGATGGCGGGGCTGCTGCTCCCGGACTCGGGCAAGGTTCGTCTGTTGGGAGAAGACCCCACGAACACGCGCTCGCCCGTGCGCGAGTCGCTGGGCCTGGTGCCCCAGCGAAACACGCTCTACGGAGACTTGAGCGTCGGCGAGAACCTGCGCTTCTTCGCGCGGCTCTTCGGCCTCTCTCACCGAGACTTCGAGGAGCGGCGGGCGCAGCTCCTGGACATCACCCGGCTGGGGCGCTTCACGGAGCGGCGCGCGGATGCGCTGTCGGGCGGCATGTACAAGAAGCTGGCGCTGGCGTGTGCCCTGCTCCACCGGCCTCGGGTGCTGCTGCTGGATGAGCCCACCAACGGCGTGGACCCCGTCAGTCGCCGCGAGCTGTGGGAGCTGCTCTACGGCCTGGTCCACGAGGGCATGACGCTGCTGGTGTCCACGCCGTACATGGACGAGGCCGCGCGGTGCCATCGGGTGGGCCTGCTCCACATGGGCGAGCTCATCGCGGAGGGAGATCCTCGCGAGCTGGCGCGCCGGCATGGTGTCGCCGCTTCCAACTTCGAGGCCGTGTTCCTGTCGCTCGTCGAGAAGCGCGACGGCGGGAGGGCCGCATGA
- a CDS encoding MBL fold metallo-hydrolase — protein sequence MKTRGFWRVLRRGAMGLAALLALGILVLVVDGYTAFGRRATGARRERMERSPQWKDGRFDNPQPLVNHYGEMLTSALQASPHTNPTEPLQVAPIDPARFQTPPATGLRLTWLGHSTLLVELDGHRILTDPVWSERVSPYTWVGPTRWFAPPIALEDLPPIDAVVISHDHYDHLDMGTVVALKDSKAVFIVPLGVGAHLESWGIPVERIVELDWWERTQVGGLEVVATPARHASGRQVLDKDATLWAGYALVGPRHRVYFSGDTGLFPAMRDIGERLGPFDVTMIETGQYHRTWPDWHIGPEQAVLAHQMLRGKAMLPIHWALFGLAYHGWTEPAERVRAAATQASVPLLLPKPGQSLEPEAEQAESPWWPALSWETAEQHPILSTGMPAPVTATQPGSRP from the coding sequence ATGAAGACCCGAGGCTTTTGGCGCGTGCTGCGCCGGGGCGCGATGGGGCTGGCGGCGCTGCTGGCGCTGGGCATCCTCGTGCTCGTCGTGGATGGATACACCGCGTTTGGTCGGCGAGCGACAGGCGCCCGGCGCGAGCGGATGGAGCGCTCTCCTCAGTGGAAGGACGGGCGCTTCGACAATCCACAGCCGTTGGTGAACCACTACGGTGAGATGCTGACGAGCGCGCTCCAGGCGAGCCCGCATACGAACCCCACCGAGCCCCTCCAGGTGGCGCCCATCGACCCGGCGCGCTTCCAGACGCCTCCCGCGACGGGGCTGCGCCTCACCTGGCTGGGTCACTCCACGCTGCTGGTGGAGCTGGATGGCCACCGCATCCTCACGGACCCGGTATGGAGCGAGCGTGTCTCGCCCTACACCTGGGTGGGGCCCACGCGCTGGTTCGCGCCGCCCATCGCGTTGGAGGACCTGCCCCCCATCGACGCGGTCGTCATCTCCCATGACCACTATGACCACCTGGACATGGGGACCGTCGTCGCGCTGAAGGACTCCAAGGCCGTCTTCATCGTGCCGCTCGGGGTGGGCGCGCATCTCGAGTCATGGGGCATCCCCGTCGAGCGCATCGTGGAGCTCGACTGGTGGGAGCGCACCCAGGTGGGAGGGCTGGAGGTGGTCGCCACGCCCGCGCGCCACGCCTCGGGGCGGCAGGTCCTCGACAAGGACGCCACGCTGTGGGCCGGCTATGCGCTGGTGGGCCCACGGCACCGGGTCTACTTCTCGGGAGACACGGGCTTGTTCCCCGCGATGCGTGACATCGGCGAGCGCCTGGGGCCCTTCGACGTGACGATGATTGAGACGGGCCAGTACCACCGCACCTGGCCGGACTGGCACATCGGCCCGGAGCAGGCCGTGCTGGCACATCAGATGCTACGTGGGAAGGCGATGCTTCCCATTCATTGGGCCCTGTTCGGGCTGGCCTATCACGGTTGGACGGAGCCGGCGGAGCGTGTGCGCGCGGCGGCCACCCAGGCCTCGGTGCCACTGCTGTTGCCCAAGCCAGGACAGAGTCTGGAGCCCGAGGCCGAGCAGGCCGAGTCCCCCTGGTGGCCCGCGCTGTCGTGGGAGACCGCGGAGCAGCATCCCATCCTCTCGACGGGGATGCCGGCGCCGGTGACGGCCACGCAGCCGGGCTCGCGGCCTTGA
- a CDS encoding HlyD family secretion protein, which yields MRRAVVVFVVLVVVLTALLGVRILKDRRAAEGPAGGSGVVEGTAVDVRARINARVLTRNVEEGAKVEKNAVLLTLDCTEPEAGLAEATARLAMAQAQADAARAAAVAAGRSSEAVAAQAEGSQSQIASLADQHGLAERQAERLKRMGDATTEAALDQARAQEQALAQQLEAARHASTATARQARAATESERASLQQAESALRAIQVAEATVRRAQVSVAECELRAPLSGTVETLPLEVGELALPGAVVARLVDTHRPKATFYLPNAELASAKPGQSATVRADAYPDRTFQAQVVTVAREAAFTPRNVQTRSDRDRLVYPVEVHIDAPEGVLLPGMPVEITLGAVNAAVVAEQKP from the coding sequence ATGCGGCGTGCGGTCGTTGTCTTCGTGGTCCTGGTGGTGGTGCTCACCGCGCTGTTGGGGGTGCGCATCCTGAAGGATCGCCGGGCCGCGGAGGGGCCGGCTGGGGGCTCGGGTGTGGTGGAGGGCACGGCGGTGGACGTGCGTGCGCGCATCAACGCCCGCGTGCTCACCCGCAATGTGGAGGAAGGCGCCAAGGTGGAGAAGAACGCGGTGCTCCTCACCCTCGACTGCACGGAGCCCGAGGCGGGACTGGCGGAGGCCACCGCGAGGTTGGCCATGGCGCAAGCGCAGGCGGACGCGGCTCGCGCGGCGGCGGTGGCCGCGGGGCGCAGCAGTGAAGCGGTGGCCGCGCAGGCGGAAGGAAGCCAGTCACAGATTGCCTCGCTGGCGGACCAGCATGGGCTCGCGGAGCGTCAGGCGGAGCGGCTCAAGCGCATGGGCGATGCGACGACGGAGGCCGCGCTGGACCAGGCGCGTGCGCAGGAGCAGGCCCTGGCGCAGCAGCTCGAAGCCGCGAGGCATGCGAGCACGGCGACGGCGAGGCAGGCCCGCGCAGCGACGGAGTCGGAGCGCGCGAGCCTCCAGCAAGCCGAGTCCGCGCTCCGCGCGATTCAGGTCGCGGAGGCCACGGTTCGCCGGGCCCAGGTGTCGGTGGCGGAGTGCGAGCTGCGAGCGCCGTTGAGCGGGACGGTGGAGACGCTGCCGCTGGAGGTCGGTGAGCTGGCCCTTCCCGGCGCGGTCGTCGCCCGGCTGGTGGACACGCATCGCCCCAAGGCGACCTTCTATCTGCCCAACGCGGAGCTCGCCTCGGCCAAGCCGGGGCAGTCGGCCACGGTGCGCGCGGACGCCTATCCCGACCGCACGTTCCAGGCGCAGGTGGTGACGGTGGCGCGCGAGGCGGCCTTCACACCTCGCAATGTGCAGACGCGCTCGGACCGGGACCGGCTGGTCTATCCGGTGGAGGTGCACATCGACGCGCCGGAGGGCGTGCTGCTGCCGGGCATGCCGGTGGAGATCACCCTGGGCGCCGTGAACGCGGCGGTGGTGGCGGAGCAGAAGCCATGA